A genomic stretch from Sceloporus undulatus isolate JIND9_A2432 ecotype Alabama chromosome 5, SceUnd_v1.1, whole genome shotgun sequence includes:
- the GC gene encoding vitamin D-binding protein, whose protein sequence is MKVVISIFLLVLTCSHALERGRDYFQEKICQEFNSLGKDKFRSISIVLNSRKYSSATYEEVISIVNEIVALAEKCCVEGADAECYTTESSALSAKSCGPNSPFPKHADTPKCCTEEGLSRKLCLAALKHPPKEFFTYAEPSNDELCEAFKKDPIEFAERFLYEYSSDHSHTPLPLLLTSTTTYLSIVGTCCAHAQPAVCLLKERLERKSLRTLTHLSNKACSRYALFGKAKTKLSYFITFTQRSPNASFEDILSLAEDSAEVLSKCCDSLEEDCIQKGVLAHTAKICEKLPARDERVEHCCSEVNGLRKYLCIYSLPWAKPVDLPDYVPSSEEVLCGEGQERALYDYVYYMTRTFPRAPEAIHTALYDAGQKVVNACCSAPDVHACFNQKRPEATSELFQLLSKGNQLCDAYTDHPFLDFKKRLREAFIKMFPTATEDTISTMIEQRATFASTCCLLNAPPLYCGLKVKTEVAQTCTADLCMKN, encoded by the exons atgaaggtcGTGATCAGCATCTTTCTACTGGTGTTAACATGCAGCCATGCTCTCGAGAGAG gacGAGATTACTTCCAAGAGAAAATCTGTCAAGAATTCAACAGCTTGGGAAAAGATAAGTTCCGTAGCAT ATCAATTGTCTTGAACAGCAGAAAGTATTCCAGTGCTACATATGAAGAAGTAATCAGCATTGTGAATGAAATTGTGGCACTTGCAGAAAAATGCTGTGTTGAAGGGGCTGACGCCGAGTGCTATACCACTGAG TCTTCAGCTCTCTCAGCCAAATCCTGTGGTCCAAATTCCCCTTTCCCTAAGCATGCAGACACACCTAAATGTTGCACTGAGGAAGGCCTGTCTCGAAAACTCTGCCTGGCAGCCTTGAAACATCCACCTAAGGAGTTCTTCACATATGCAGAACCATCTAATGATGAACTCTGTGAAGCCTTCAAGAAGGATCCCATAGAATTTGCAGAAAG GTTTCTATATGAGTATTCCAGTGACCATAGCCATACTCCATTGCCATTGCTGCTGACGTCTACGACAACCTACTTGTCCATTGTTGGAACTTGCTGTGCCCATGCACAACCCGCAGTCTGCTTATTGAAAGAG AGGCTAGAAAGGAAATCTCTTCGGACACTTACACATCTATCCAACAAAGCATGCTCCCGCTATGCCTTGTTTGGGAAAGCTAAAACAAAGCTCAG CTATTTCATAACATTTACCCAGAGAAGTCCAAATGCTTCCTTTGAAGATATCTTATCGCTAGCTGAAGATTCTGCTGAAGTGCTTTCCAAGTGCTGTGATTCTTTGGAAGAGGACTGCATCCAGAAGGGA GTTCTGGCACACACAGCCAAAATCTGTGAAAAACTTCCAGCTAGGGATGAAAGAGTTGAACATTGTTGCTCTGAAGTAAATGGCTTGAGGAAATATTTATGCATCTATTCGCTTCCTTGGGCCAAACCTGTTGATCTTCCCGATTATGTACCATCAAGTGAAGAAGTCCTCTGTGGTGAAGGGCAAGAGAGAGCACTCTATGA CTATGTATATTACATGACTCGGACTTTTCCACGTGCTCCAGAAGCTATTCACACTGCCTTATATGATGCTGGCCAAAAGGTAGTGAATGCCTGCTGCAGTGCCCCAGATGTCCATGCTTGTTTTAATCAGAAG aGACCTGAGGCAACAAGTGAACTATTTCAATTGCTCTCCAAAGGGAATCAGCTCTGTGATGCTTATACAGATCATCCATTCCTAGATTTCAAGAAGAG GCTAAGAGAGGCTTTTATCAAGATGTTTCCCACTGCTACTGAAGATACCATTTCCACAATGATTGAGCAGAGGGCCACTTTCGCCTCCACCTGTTGCCTTTTGAATGCACCTCCGTTATATTGCGGATTGAAG GTAAAAACCGAAGTTGCACAGACATGTACTGCTGACCTCTGTATGAAGAACTAA